A single Rhodomicrobium lacus DNA region contains:
- a CDS encoding ParA family protein: MTTITITSTKGGVGKSSLAAGLSVLAAQETRQVGIVDLDESLGSLSQWWALRGEPAAPYLIRREGALADDVRRYAAIFDWIFIDTSPYDLGVIEEAIKIADAVVIPTRTSFFDAMAAKQVSDLCREHKKPFGFVFVGYHKSLDDLARQTEDALSAFGTAFRTKITFDRCFMEAPIHGKAGHEMNAKAQAEMTALWREVKELAASAEGGGE, encoded by the coding sequence ATGACGACGATCACGATTACATCGACAAAGGGAGGGGTCGGAAAAAGCTCGCTAGCGGCGGGGCTATCGGTGCTTGCCGCCCAGGAAACGCGCCAGGTCGGGATCGTCGATCTCGACGAAAGCCTCGGATCCCTGAGCCAGTGGTGGGCGCTTCGCGGCGAGCCGGCGGCCCCCTATCTCATTCGCCGTGAAGGCGCGCTCGCGGACGACGTCAGGCGCTATGCGGCGATCTTTGACTGGATCTTCATCGATACCTCGCCCTACGACCTCGGCGTCATCGAAGAGGCGATCAAAATCGCCGATGCCGTCGTGATCCCGACGCGGACGAGTTTCTTCGACGCGATGGCGGCAAAGCAGGTGTCCGATCTGTGCCGCGAGCATAAAAAGCCGTTCGGCTTCGTCTTCGTCGGCTACCACAAGAGCCTCGACGACCTCGCGCGGCAAACCGAAGACGCGCTATCTGCGTTCGGGACGGCTTTCAGGACGAAAATCACGTTCGACCGCTGCTTCATGGAAGCGCCGATCCACGGCAAGGCCGGGCATGAAATGAATGCGAAGGCGCAAGCCGAAATGACCGCGCTCTGGCGCGAGGTCAAGGAACTTGCGGCTTCGGCCGAGGGAGGCGGGGAATGA
- a CDS encoding helix-turn-helix transcriptional regulator gives MSRIGDVASPLALRASQAAARLGVSESQLRQWVSEGKVHRPYRLRKNVVLFDAATLATDWDRMKEEAEGSFTSNPAPEIERNPWDEALG, from the coding sequence ATGTCTCGGATCGGCGATGTTGCATCACCACTGGCGCTTCGAGCCAGCCAGGCAGCGGCGAGGCTTGGCGTGAGCGAAAGCCAGCTTCGCCAATGGGTGAGCGAAGGCAAGGTGCACAGGCCATACCGTCTCCGCAAAAATGTGGTTCTCTTCGACGCGGCGACCCTCGCGACCGATTGGGACCGGATGAAGGAAGAGGCGGAAGGCTCGTTTACGTCGAACCCTGCGCCGGAAATCGAGCGCAATCCGTGGGATGAGGCGCTCGGATAA
- a CDS encoding zeta toxin family protein, whose translation MNSRSYKFAPENQGEIFETMREDMLAGAEAAEVPVLSIIGGQPGSLRAKLRAAAVEGVAPAPVIVSAAEARHFHPHAVDLLARDEKSFLQATEADAEKWAEGLVLAAIEGRRNIVLDGLFKRQEATLNVVRQAREGGYGTEVQAVAVPERISRARIVDIYEAGKEVLGWGTWVSAQSHDEDVQTLAKTLTAIENRGLAHIRLFDRKGVLLHATGEIEGRDAGAAFRREIAMPLDASDKDRLKMIERRIEAKMEARQAGVLERREAQSVIHSGRSMGLER comes from the coding sequence ATGAACAGCCGTTCTTACAAGTTTGCTCCTGAAAACCAGGGCGAGATCTTCGAGACCATGAGGGAGGACATGCTCGCGGGCGCCGAGGCCGCGGAAGTGCCCGTGCTTTCCATCATCGGCGGCCAGCCGGGTTCCTTGCGGGCGAAGCTTCGCGCCGCAGCCGTCGAAGGCGTAGCTCCAGCCCCTGTCATCGTCAGTGCGGCGGAGGCGCGACACTTTCATCCTCACGCGGTCGACCTACTCGCCAGGGACGAAAAATCTTTCTTGCAAGCAACGGAGGCCGACGCGGAAAAATGGGCTGAAGGGCTTGTTCTCGCGGCCATCGAGGGCCGCCGCAACATCGTGCTCGACGGGCTTTTCAAGCGGCAGGAAGCGACGCTCAACGTCGTTCGTCAGGCGCGCGAGGGCGGCTACGGGACCGAGGTTCAGGCCGTCGCCGTCCCGGAGCGGATCTCACGGGCGCGGATCGTCGACATCTATGAAGCCGGAAAGGAAGTGCTCGGCTGGGGTACTTGGGTTTCCGCCCAGTCCCACGACGAAGATGTGCAGACCTTGGCCAAGACGCTCACGGCCATCGAGAATCGGGGCCTTGCGCATATCCGTCTTTTCGACCGGAAAGGTGTGCTCCTGCATGCGACAGGAGAAATCGAAGGACGGGATGCAGGCGCGGCCTTTCGGCGCGAAATCGCCATGCCCCTCGATGCGTCGGACAAGGATCGGCTGAAAATGATCGAACGGCGCATCGAAGCAAAGATGGAAGCGCGGCAGGCCGGTGTCCTCGAAAGGCGCGAGGCCCAGTCGGTCATCCACAGCGGCCGCAGCATGGGGTTGGAGCGGTAG
- a CDS encoding peptide ligase PGM1-related protein, which translates to MSGANAVTFEPVELARSKVLQDHFRETYAKIFADPNTPRTVVIVPSITFDREVMARIAGVHHYEERLLCLLLLLRFPRTRVIYVTSTPIATPIIDYYLHLLPGIPAQHAKKRLVLLSCYDSSDAPLSAKILARPRLIERIKAAIPDPHAAHVTFFTVTPLEKKLALKLDLPIYGSDPDVSCWGSKSGSRKIFREAGIAMPAGFEDLKNADDIVNALVALKERNPALRRAVVKLNDGFSGEGNALFRFEGAPETGLSDWVRDRLPHIGFESAEMTFDAFMEKFELMGGIVEEFIEGKIKRSPSSQFRVDPVGTLETISTHDQVLGGANEQVFLGCKFPADESYRLDIQELGRRAGEVLASKGALGRFAIDFMSVKDDEDEPWRHYAIEINLRKGGTTHPFLMLQYLTAGRYEPETGLFYSAAGKPCFYYASDNLHADHYRGLTPTDLIDIAATQGLHFDAAKQEGVVFHLVGALSEFGKLGVLAIGDTQEKAYQSYMRSVAILDEEGTRHDGV; encoded by the coding sequence TTGAGCGGGGCTAATGCCGTAACTTTCGAGCCGGTCGAACTGGCAAGGTCGAAAGTCTTGCAGGATCACTTCCGCGAGACCTACGCGAAGATTTTCGCCGACCCGAATACGCCGCGAACCGTGGTGATCGTGCCAAGCATTACCTTCGACCGCGAAGTGATGGCGCGCATCGCGGGCGTTCACCATTATGAAGAGCGGCTGCTTTGCCTGCTTCTGCTGCTCCGTTTTCCCCGCACGCGCGTCATCTACGTTACGAGCACGCCCATCGCGACGCCGATCATCGACTATTACCTCCATCTTCTGCCGGGCATCCCGGCCCAGCACGCCAAAAAGAGGCTCGTGCTTCTCTCCTGCTACGACAGTTCCGACGCGCCGCTCTCCGCCAAGATCCTTGCGCGCCCGCGCCTCATCGAGCGGATCAAGGCCGCGATCCCCGATCCGCACGCGGCTCATGTGACCTTCTTCACCGTGACGCCGCTCGAAAAGAAGCTTGCCCTGAAGCTCGACCTGCCGATTTACGGCTCGGATCCCGACGTTTCCTGCTGGGGCTCCAAGAGCGGCTCGCGCAAGATATTCCGCGAAGCGGGCATCGCCATGCCCGCGGGCTTCGAAGACCTGAAGAACGCGGACGACATCGTGAACGCGCTCGTTGCGCTGAAGGAACGCAACCCGGCGCTGCGGCGCGCAGTGGTCAAGCTGAACGACGGGTTTTCCGGCGAAGGCAATGCGCTGTTTCGCTTCGAGGGTGCGCCTGAAACGGGCCTTTCCGACTGGGTGCGCGACCGGCTCCCGCATATCGGCTTCGAATCGGCTGAAATGACGTTCGACGCCTTCATGGAAAAGTTCGAGCTTATGGGCGGCATCGTGGAGGAATTCATCGAGGGCAAGATCAAGCGTTCGCCCTCATCGCAGTTCCGTGTCGATCCCGTGGGCACGCTCGAGACCATCTCAACGCACGATCAGGTGCTCGGCGGGGCGAACGAGCAGGTGTTTCTGGGGTGCAAATTCCCCGCAGATGAAAGCTATCGCCTCGACATTCAGGAACTCGGACGCCGCGCGGGCGAGGTGCTCGCGTCAAAAGGCGCGCTCGGCCGTTTCGCCATCGATTTCATGTCGGTGAAGGACGACGAGGATGAGCCGTGGCGCCATTACGCGATCGAGATCAACCTCCGCAAGGGCGGCACCACGCACCCTTTCCTCATGCTGCAATATCTCACGGCCGGCCGCTACGAGCCGGAAACCGGCCTGTTCTACAGCGCGGCGGGCAAGCCGTGCTTCTACTACGCGTCGGACAATCTTCACGCGGACCATTACCGCGGGCTGACGCCGACCGACCTCATCGACATCGCCGCCACACAGGGGCTGCATTTCGACGCCGCGAAGCAGGAAGGCGTCGTGTTTCATCTCGTCGGCGCGCTGTCGGAGTTCGGCAAGCTCGGCGTGCTCGCCATCGGCGACACGCAGGAAAAAGCCTATCAGTCCTACATGCGAAGCGTGGCGATCCTCGATGAAGAGGGCACGCGGCACGATGGCGTTTAG
- a CDS encoding helix-turn-helix domain-containing protein, which yields MEISPAQCRAARGLLDWTQGELARRVGVALRTVQDFENSRRTPLAIVRSSIRQAFEQAGIEFIDNEGLRLRG from the coding sequence ATGGAGATTTCGCCTGCACAATGTCGCGCCGCGCGCGGCCTTCTTGACTGGACGCAAGGCGAACTTGCGCGACGGGTCGGCGTCGCGCTGCGCACCGTTCAGGATTTCGAGAATAGCCGACGGACGCCGCTCGCCATCGTGCGCAGCTCCATCAGGCAGGCTTTCGAACAGGCCGGGATCGAGTTCATCGACAACGAGGGGTTGCGGCTGAGGGGGTGA